The following coding sequences lie in one Notolabrus celidotus isolate fNotCel1 chromosome 6, fNotCel1.pri, whole genome shotgun sequence genomic window:
- the ap4e1 gene encoding AP-4 complex subunit epsilon-1, whose product MSDVVEKTLTALPSLLSLDSQPGSAKLSSTSKLGNLIRGITELASKHEEEKLIQRELTSIKEQVSSPNTSMRQMKELMVRSIYCEMLGYEASFTYIHAIKLAQQGSALEKRVGYLAVSLFLNESHELLLLLVNTVLKDLQSTNLIEVCMALTVVSQMFPKDMIPAILPLVEEKLNHPKEIIRRKAVLALYKFYQIAPNQVQHIHNKFRKALCDKDPGVMTASLHIYLQMIQENPEGYKDLAASFVTILKQVVGGKLPMDFNYHSVPAPWLQIQLLRILSLLGKNDQSTSEIMYDVLDESLRRAEMNHNITYAILYECVKCIYTIHPKSELLEKAAKCIGNFVLSQKINLKYLGLKALTYVVQQDPKLALQHQMTIIECLDHPDLIIKRETLELLFRITNAQNVTVIVEKMLEFLRINKDDYTTTDLVGKVAELAEKYAPDNEWFIETMNTVFSVGGEMMQPDIPNSFLKLLCEGFDSEEEDRKLRQFAVDSYISLLQGEPGKLPQRFLQVISWVLGEYSYLKEELESATVLRLLTKLLDSKNTSSETKSWVLIAMTKLCAGGAGVSVAQELSEAYSSSLDTVLRQRAQELQHLSQDSEIRARVLSRDGLDSLEVDSSLSFLDGFVSEALAAGAAPYKPPHQRQEELAQSKALSLEPYGLSLPISMSACSITDRQSPTLLSISSGLSGDSTDLSHKGGSTTLKLDGVKRVWGKEGYLAQRELLEEAAHVEMPSPLRSPIQQGEAEGSHSQTPTPTPTPEPEQEKQQLASSLFVGLGSQSSVCLMGKSELPPQRFRRKAKSPGSSSGSSELSSNSTLSPPSTVDNLLCNNLLDSNTPSELDVPSPEPPPQLSQDLSTANGTCDVELTDTDLKESEPTLIRDNGVLATEDLDKPRDLCLSSHLPAELSGLCCSEITHLCSHQSLQLSTCHVQRDKSVVLVVFIYNSSDSDVQQILLKLDSDQLEVLCVCESPVKEVRSDSVAVCQYTLTVRRPSVHVEVAGMVSYMSPSGTPQSVQFSCKLPLTSFIRPLTVSTEEYGAMWLEFSNDTKQNLTLIGDGRESLTATLNVLKKKLQLHVVEIIGMEGIVACRLLQDHPCLMHCRVHAGTLAVWLRSPVADLPDCLIYHCQRALQEH is encoded by the exons ATGAGCGATGTTGTGGAGAAGACCCTGACAGCTCTGCCGAGCCTGCTGTCTTTAGACTCTCAGCCTGGATCTGCAAAACTGTCCTCCACCTCAAAACTAGGAAACCTCATCAGAGGCATCACAGAGTTGGCGTCCAAACAT gaggaggaaaagCTTATTCAGCGTGAGCTAACATCGATTAAAGAACAGGTGTCCTCTCCCAACACCTCCATG AGGCAGATGAAAGAGCTCATGGTGAGAAGCATCTACTGTGAAATGCTCGGATATGAAGCTTCATTCACCTACATACATGCCATCAAACTGGCCCAACAAGGCTCTGCTCTGGAGAAGAGAGTCG gttACCTTgctgtgtctttgtttctgaatgaaagTCATGAGCTGCTTCTTCTCTTGGTGAACACTGTATTAAAG GATCTTCAGAGCACAAACCTTATAGAAGTGTGCATGGCTCTAACTGTCGTCAGCCAGATGTTCCCAAAAGATATGATACCAGCGATCCTCCCTCTGGTTGAAGAGAAACTTAATCACCCAAA AGAGATAATCCGACGAAAAGCAGTCCTGGCACTGTATAAATTCTACCAAATAGCACCAAATCAAGTGCAACACATCCACAACAAGTTTCGCAAAGCTCTGTGTGACAAGGATCCTGGTGTCATGACAGCTTCACTGCACATCTACCTACAGATGATCCAG GAGAATCCAGAAGGTTACAAGGACCTGGCGGCAAGTTTTGTCACCATACTGAAGCAGGTGGTGGGAGGGAAGCTGCCCATGGATTTTAATTATCATAGTGTTCCTGCTCCGTGGCTGCAGATTCAGCTCCTCAGGATACTGTCCTTACTCGGGAAGAATGACCAGAG CACAAGTGAGATCATGTATGATGTCCTGGACGAGTCCTTGCGAAGAGCAGAGATGAATCACAACATCACCTATG CAATATTATACGagtgtgtaaaatgtatttacacAATTCACCCCAAATCTGAACTTTTGGAAAAGGCTGCAAAATGCATCGGCAACTTTGTTCTGTCACAGAAGATTAATCTCAAATATCTTG GCTTGAAGGCCCTCACCTACGTGGTCCAGCAGGATCCAAAACTGGCCCTGCAGCACCAGATGACCATCATAGAGTGCCTCGATCACCCTGACCTCATCATCAAGCGTGAG ACACTGGAGTTGCTATTTCGGATTACGAACGCACAGAATGTGACCGTCATCGTGGAGAAGATGCTGGAGTTTCTGCGGATCAATAAAGATGACTACACCACCACTGACCTGGTGGGGAAGGTTGCAGAACTGGCGGAAAA ATATGCACCAGACAATGAGTGGTTCATTGAGACCATGAACACAGTGTTTTCAGTGGGTGGAGAAATGATGCAGCCTGACATCCCCAACAGCTTCTTGAAACTGCTGTGTGAAG GATTtgacagtgaggaggaggacaggaagtTGAGACAGTTTGCTGTGGATTCCTACATTTCTTTGCTGCAGGGAGAGCCCGGCAAGCTGCCTCAGCGCTTTCTCCAGGTCATCAGCTGG GTCCTCGGTGAATACTCATATCTAAAGGAGGAACTTGAATCTGCCACAGTCCTGAGGCTGCTCACCAAACTGCTCGACTCAAAGAACACCAGCAGTGAAACCAAGAGCTGGGTGCTCATCGCGATGACCAAGCTGTGTGCGGGCGGGGCGGGTGTTTCTGTGGCTCAGGAGCTTTCTGAGGCGTACAGCAGCTCACTGGACACGGTACTGAGGCAGAGGGCTCAGGAGCTGCAGCACCTCAGCCAGGACTCAGAGATACGGGCCAGGGTGCTGTCTCGAGACGGCCTGGACTCCCTGGAG GTGGATTCCTCTCTATCGTTTCTGGATGGATTCGTGTCAGAGGCGTTGGCTGCTGGCGCGGCTCCTTACAAGCCTCCTCACCAGCGGCAGGAGGAGCTCGCTCAGTCGAAAG CTCTGAGCCTGGAGCCGTACGGCTTGTCCCTGCCCATCAGCATGTCGGCATGCAGCATCACTGACAGACAGTCTCCCACACTGCTGTCCATCAGCTCCGGTCTGTCAGGCGATAGCACTGATCTCTCACATAAAGGAGG ctcTACTACTCTGAAGCTGGATGGAGTGAAGCGGGTATGGGGGAAGGAGGGCTACTTGGCGCAGAGGGAACTTTTAGAGGAGGCTGCCCATGTTGAGATGCCCAGTCCCCTCCGCTCACCCATCCAGCAGGGAGAGGCTGAGGGGTCACACAGCCAGACTCCCACTCCTACACCGACCCCTGAGCCAGAACAGGAGAAACAGCAACTGGCCTCTTCACTGTTTGTCGGCCTGGGCTCCCAGAGCTCTGTGTGTCTG ATGGGGAAGTCTGAGCTGCCTCCTCAGCGTTTCAGGAGGAAAGCCAAAAGCCCAGGCTCGTCTTCAGGCTCCAGTGAGCTGTCATCTaactccactctctctcctccgaGCACAGTGGATAACTTACTGTGTAACAACCTCCTGGACTCAAACACCCCCTCAGAGCTGGATGTTCCTTCACCAGAGCCTCCACCACAACTCTCTCAGGACCTCAGCACTGCAAACGGCACCTGTGATGTGGAGTTAACCGACACTGACTTGAAGGAGAGCGAGCCCACTCTCATTAGGGACAATGGCGTGCTAGCTACTGAAGACCTGGACAAACCCAGGGACTTGTGTCTCAGTTCTCATCTTCCTGCAGAGCTCTCTGGACTCTGCTGCTCAGAAATCACTCATTTGTGCTCCCACCAAAGCCTCCAACTCTCAACCTGTCATGTTCAGAGAGACAAATCTGTAGTGTTAGtggtttttatttataactCCTCTGACTCTGACGTTCAGCAGATACTACTCAAGCTGGACTCGGATCAACTTGAG gtgttgtgtgtgtgtgagagtccaGTCAAGGAGGTGAGAAGTGACAGTGTAGCTGTGTGTCAGTACACCCTGACTGTCAGGAGGCCTTCAGTCCATGTCGAAGTAGCAGGGATGGTGTCTTACATGTCTCCTTCTGGCACGCCTCAGTCAGTTCAGTTCTCATGCAAGCTGCCTCTAACCAGCTTCATCAG ACCTCTGACGGTGTCCACAGAGGAGTACGGGGCAATGTGGCTGGAGTTCTCTAACGACACAAAGCAGAACTTGACGCTAATCGGTGACGGTCGTGAATCTCTCACAGCCACTCTGAATGTGCTGAAGAAGAAACTGCAGCTTCATGTGGTGGAGATTATAG GTATGGAGGGTATTGTAGCTTGCCGGCTTCTCCAAGATCATCCGTGTCTGATGCACTGTCGTGTCCATGCTGGAACGCTGGCTGTGTGGCTTCGCTCCCCAGTCGCTGACCTTCCTGACTGCCTGATCTATCACTGTCAGCGAGCTTTACAGGAGCACTGA
- the gnb5a gene encoding guanine nucleotide-binding protein subunit beta-5a, producing MRSPLIPEMATQEVQLNETLTHLKTESETLKTKLEEERAKLHDVELHQVAEKVEGLGQFVMKTRRTLKGHGNKVLCMDWCKDKRRIVSSSQDGKVIVWDAFTTNKEHAVTMPCTWVMACAYAPSGCAVACGGLDNKCSVYPLSLDKNENLAAKKKSVAMHTNYLSACSFTNSDMQILTSSGDGTCALWDVESGQLLQSFHGHAADVLCLDLAPSETGNTFVSGGCDKKANVWDMRSGQCIQSFETHESDINSVRYYPSGDAFASGSDDATCRLYDLRADREVAIYSKESIIFGVSSVDFSLSGRLLFGGYNDYTINVWDVLKGTRVSILFGHENRVSTLRVSPDGTAFSTGSWDHTLRIWA from the exons ATGAGATCCCCTCTAATCCCTGAAATGGCGACACAGGAGGTACAGCTGAACGAGACTCTGACCCATCTCAAAACGGAGTCGGAGACGCTGAAGACGAAGCTGGAGGAGGAAAGGGCGAAGCTGCACGATGTCGAGC tacaTCAGGTGGCGGAGAAAGTGGAGGGGTTGGGTCAGTTTGTCATGAAGACCCGGAGGACCCTGAAGGGACATGGCAACAAAGTTCTGTGTATGGACTGGTGTAAGGACAAGAGGAGGATCGTCAGCTCCTCTCag GATGGAAAAGTGATCGTATGGGACGCTTTCACGACCAACAAG GAGCATGCTGTGACAATGCCGTGCACCTGGGTGATGGCCTGCGCCTACGCCCCCTCCGGCTGTGCTGTAGCTTGTGG ggGCCTGGACAACAAATGCTCAGTGTATCCGCTCTCACTGGACAAGAATGAGAATCTGGCAGCCAAGAAGAAGTCAGTGGCCATGCACACAAACTACCTGTCTGCATGTAGCTTCACCAACTCAGATATGCAG ATCCTGACATCCAGTGGGGACGGGACATGCGCATTATGGGATGTTGAGAGCGGGCAGCTGTTGCAGAGTTTCCATGGACATGCAGCAGATGTGCTCTGTCTGGACCTGGCCCCCTCTGAGACTGGGAACACGTTTGTTTCAGGG GGATGTGATAAGAAGGCCAACGTGTGGGACATGCGTTCAGGACAGTGTATTCAGTCCTTTGAAACCCATGAATCAGACATCAACAGTGTGCG ATACTACCCCAGTGGAGATGCATTTGCGTCCGGCTCAGATGATGCTACA TGCCGCCTGTATGACTTGCGGGCAGACAGAGAAGTGGCCATTTATTCCAAAGAGAGCATCATATTTGGAGTCTCTAGTGTTGATTTCTCTCTTAGTG gACGGCTACTGTTTGGCGGCTACAACGACTACACCATAAATGTTTGGGATGTTCTCAAAGGAACACGAGTCTCTATTCTGTTTGGACATGAGAACCGCGTCAGCACGCTGCGTGTCTCTCCAGATGGGACAGCCTTCAGCACAGGCTCCTGGGATCACACTCTGCGA ATCTGGGCTTAA